One Halobacterium zhouii genomic region harbors:
- the lrpA1 gene encoding HTH-type transcriptional regulator LrpA1: MSTESTEDRILAALEEDAQASYADIAARADVSKPTVRKYIDKLEDDGVIVGYSADVDPKKLSSQSIAMVGIDVASEEYVEATQDLKDLDSVRALYTSSGDHMLMAEVRAADGDALGEVISGGILEIDGVTAAHPSFLQERLK, encoded by the coding sequence GTGAGCACGGAATCGACAGAAGACCGAATCCTCGCCGCGCTCGAGGAGGACGCACAGGCGTCCTACGCGGACATTGCGGCTCGCGCCGACGTCTCGAAGCCTACCGTCCGCAAGTACATCGACAAACTCGAGGACGACGGCGTCATCGTCGGGTACTCAGCGGACGTCGACCCGAAGAAACTCTCCAGTCAGAGCATCGCGATGGTCGGCATCGACGTGGCGTCCGAGGAGTACGTCGAGGCGACACAGGACCTGAAGGACCTCGACTCGGTGCGAGCGCTGTACACGTCCAGCGGTGACCACATGCTGATGGCGGAGGTCCGCGCCGCGGACGGCGACGCCCTCGGAGAAGTCATCAGCGGCGGGATTCTGGAAATCGACGGCGTCACCGCGGCCCACCCCTCGTTCCTCCAGGAGCGCCTGAAGTAG
- a CDS encoding SRPBCC family protein, which yields MATYERTVRVHAPLADVWAFHATIDGLVSLTPDWAELRVDGIESPGGSDSNVLVPGTRVRLSVRPFGVGPRIRWTSRIVEREERESVSGERSESEARRGAKQNDGVAYFVDEMESGPLPEWRHEHYVYGDGGETLVRDRVTYRAPAGRVGTALVDACLVSLFYYRHRRMRDIFE from the coding sequence ATGGCGACCTACGAGCGGACTGTCCGGGTCCACGCACCGCTCGCGGACGTCTGGGCGTTCCACGCCACCATTGACGGGTTGGTGTCGCTGACGCCGGACTGGGCGGAGTTGCGCGTGGACGGTATCGAGTCCCCCGGTGGCAGTGACTCGAATGTGCTCGTACCCGGCACTCGAGTTCGGCTGTCGGTGCGACCGTTCGGCGTCGGACCGCGGATACGCTGGACGTCCCGCATCGTTGAGCGCGAGGAACGCGAGAGTGTCTCGGGCGAACGGAGTGAATCCGAGGCTCGTCGTGGAGCGAAGCAAAACGATGGTGTCGCGTACTTCGTCGACGAGATGGAGTCGGGACCGCTCCCGGAGTGGCGTCACGAACACTACGTCTACGGCGATGGCGGGGAGACGCTGGTTCGGGACCGCGTGACCTACCGCGCGCCCGCGGGCCGCGTCGGCACGGCGCTCGTGGACGCCTGCCTGGTTTCCCTGTTCTACTACCGCCATCGACGAATGCGCGACATCTTCGAGTAG
- a CDS encoding helix-turn-helix domain-containing protein, translating into MTGSNSPTLRVSKGWEENDVSARNVAELKSILSTFTKNTDEMAELAFDGETPIVMRQAETGDMVVNVSAEYKSAAGSSSGSSSPESLTYNQVKGIFQQVDSPAVTTDEIADSLGCTQQEARYQLTELEHRGRIKRRKSGETFLWWPTENSHNGSLDTSSEAIKEGVRKSKEDIKEWAQENKREGESLQDAYDRIRGNPSFDTVKNLLLGEGNSESSMVEIMDSMENYEQSQKEDVKNMFDDS; encoded by the coding sequence ATGACAGGTAGTAATTCCCCAACCCTGCGAGTTAGCAAGGGGTGGGAAGAAAATGATGTTTCAGCTCGTAATGTTGCAGAGCTGAAGAGTATTCTCTCCACCTTTACTAAGAATACGGATGAGATGGCCGAGCTCGCGTTTGATGGTGAAACACCCATTGTGATGAGACAGGCTGAAACGGGTGATATGGTTGTTAACGTTTCTGCAGAGTACAAATCTGCTGCAGGCAGCTCATCAGGGAGTTCGTCCCCCGAATCCTTGACATATAACCAGGTGAAGGGGATCTTCCAACAGGTTGACTCACCTGCAGTGACAACTGATGAGATTGCAGATAGCCTTGGTTGTACGCAGCAAGAAGCACGGTATCAGCTGACTGAACTTGAACATCGAGGACGAATTAAACGTAGGAAATCTGGAGAGACTTTCCTTTGGTGGCCTACAGAAAACTCTCACAATGGCTCCTTAGATACATCATCGGAGGCCATCAAAGAAGGGGTTAGAAAGAGCAAGGAAGATATTAAGGAGTGGGCTCAGGAGAATAAAAGAGAAGGCGAGTCGTTACAAGACGCATACGACCGCATTCGCGGCAACCCTAGCTTTGACACTGTTAAGAACCTTCTTCTAGGCGAGGGCAACTCTGAAAGCAGCATGGTCGAAATAATGGATAGCATGGAGAACTATGAACAAAGCCAGAAAGAAGATGTAAAGAATATGTTCGATGATTCTTGA
- a CDS encoding Mrp/NBP35 family ATP-binding protein — translation MNEDDVLECLRAVEDPALGDDIVSLGLVNDLAVEDDHVTLSLALGAPYSPAETDIAARVREELDDAGLDVDLTAAIPDRTSADVLPGVKNVIAVASGKGGVGKSTVAVNLAAGLADRGARVGLFDADIYGPNVPRMVDADDHPQATESETIVPPEKFGMKLMSMAFMVGEDDPVIWRGPMVHKVLTQLVEDVEWGHLDYLVVDLPPGTGDTQLTMLQTVPITGAVVVTTPQDVAVDDARKGLRMFGRHDTTVLGVAENMSTFVCPDCGGEHDIFGSGGGSQFADDNDLPFLGSIPLDPSVRTGSDEGQPVVLDDDNQTGDAFRDLVAETSDMVGIVTRRSVTDD, via the coding sequence ATGAACGAAGACGACGTGCTGGAGTGCCTTCGGGCCGTCGAAGATCCGGCGCTCGGCGACGACATCGTCTCTCTCGGCCTCGTCAACGACCTCGCCGTCGAGGACGACCACGTCACGCTCTCGCTCGCCCTCGGCGCGCCCTACTCGCCCGCCGAGACCGACATCGCCGCTCGCGTGCGCGAAGAACTCGACGACGCCGGCCTCGACGTCGACCTCACCGCCGCCATCCCCGACCGCACGAGCGCAGACGTCCTTCCCGGAGTCAAGAACGTCATCGCCGTCGCCTCCGGCAAAGGCGGCGTCGGCAAATCCACAGTCGCCGTGAACCTCGCCGCCGGCCTTGCGGACCGCGGCGCGCGCGTCGGCCTCTTCGACGCCGACATCTACGGCCCGAACGTCCCCCGGATGGTGGACGCCGACGACCATCCGCAGGCCACCGAGAGCGAGACCATCGTCCCCCCCGAGAAGTTCGGAATGAAACTGATGAGCATGGCGTTCATGGTCGGCGAGGACGACCCCGTCATCTGGCGCGGCCCGATGGTCCACAAGGTCCTCACGCAACTCGTCGAAGACGTCGAGTGGGGCCACCTCGACTACCTCGTCGTCGACCTCCCGCCGGGCACCGGTGACACCCAGCTCACGATGCTCCAGACAGTCCCCATCACGGGCGCTGTCGTCGTCACCACCCCGCAGGACGTCGCCGTCGACGACGCTCGCAAGGGACTCCGGATGTTCGGCCGCCACGACACCACCGTCCTCGGCGTCGCGGAGAACATGAGCACGTTCGTCTGCCCGGACTGCGGCGGCGAACACGACATCTTCGGCAGCGGCGGCGGCAGCCAGTTCGCCGACGACAACGACCTCCCGTTCCTCGGCTCCATCCCGCTCGACCCGAGTGTGCGCACCGGCAGCGACGAAGGCCAGCCGGTCGTCCTCGACGACGACAACCAGACCGGCGACGCGTTCCGCGACCTCGTCGCCGAAACCTCGGACATGGTCGGCATCGTCACCCGGCGGAGCGTCACCGATGACTGA
- a CDS encoding ABC transporter ATP-binding protein, with protein MSDSIVRVEDVDKSFDGDTALAGVDLNISRDETTLLLGPNGSGKTILLSCIAGGLTPSSGEISVFDCDPSDASPALTFMLQDSLAFPNLTGRETIEFYADLHPHTTDEWRDLAARLGIENALDKQVNEYSGGMVRKLELVVTFMTDVPLYLLDEPTAELDMTTVDTVHSIIEERREAGSTVVVSSHLPVDIQLADRVTVIREGELVTTGRPADLMADVPSVVAVDSTASPTELRDCVRAGRLFEQRDSARGFLRNSVDRELVRAHGGVVESPSVVDLFNYYVHVLPET; from the coding sequence ATGTCCGATTCGATTGTTCGAGTCGAGGATGTCGACAAGTCCTTCGACGGAGACACCGCGCTCGCTGGCGTCGATTTGAACATCTCTCGCGACGAGACGACGCTGCTACTCGGGCCGAACGGGTCCGGAAAAACCATTCTGCTGTCCTGTATCGCTGGCGGTCTCACTCCTTCCTCGGGAGAGATCTCGGTGTTCGACTGCGACCCCAGCGACGCATCGCCCGCGCTCACGTTCATGCTACAGGACAGTCTCGCGTTCCCGAACCTCACCGGTCGAGAGACCATCGAATTCTACGCCGACCTTCACCCACACACGACCGACGAGTGGCGCGACTTGGCCGCGCGACTCGGCATCGAGAACGCCCTCGACAAACAGGTCAACGAGTACTCCGGCGGGATGGTCAGAAAGCTCGAACTGGTCGTGACGTTCATGACCGACGTGCCGCTGTACCTGCTCGACGAGCCAACGGCCGAACTCGACATGACGACCGTCGACACGGTTCATTCGATCATCGAGGAGCGACGAGAAGCGGGCAGCACGGTCGTCGTTTCCAGCCACCTTCCAGTCGACATTCAACTGGCCGACCGCGTCACAGTCATCCGCGAGGGAGAACTCGTCACGACCGGCCGTCCGGCGGACCTGATGGCTGACGTGCCATCCGTCGTCGCCGTCGATAGTACGGCCTCGCCGACCGAACTTCGTGATTGTGTCCGCGCTGGCCGGCTTTTCGAGCAACGGGACAGTGCGAGGGGATTTCTCCGGAACTCCGTCGACCGGGAATTAGTGCGTGCACACGGTGGTGTCGTGGAAAGTCCGAGCGTGGTAGACCTGTTCAACTACTACGTACACGTCCTTCCGGAGACGTAG
- a CDS encoding thiamine pyrophosphate-dependent enzyme, with the protein MSKAFSAIGEERDVERDEFTPGLEPQPTWCPGCGDFGVLKALKGAMAELGKDPEEVLLCTGIGCSGKLNSYFESYGFHTIHGRSLPVSRAAKLANHDLEVVAAGGDGDGYGIGGNHFLHTARENHDMTYIVFNNEVFGLTKGQSSPTSPKGHKSKTQPKGNAKDPIRPLSLSLSAGASYIARTAAVNPNQAQEIIVEAIEHDGFSHIDFLTQCPTWNKDAKQYVPYVDVQDSDDYEFDVHDRQEASEMMYETESALYEGTVLTGRYYEDEDRRSYQQEKQHRGDMPEEPLAERYFDDDYEWERSYDFIDRHK; encoded by the coding sequence ATGAGTAAGGCATTCAGCGCGATCGGTGAGGAACGGGACGTCGAACGAGACGAGTTCACGCCCGGGCTCGAACCACAGCCGACGTGGTGTCCGGGCTGTGGCGACTTCGGCGTACTGAAGGCGCTGAAGGGCGCGATGGCGGAACTCGGCAAGGACCCCGAGGAGGTGCTCCTCTGTACGGGTATCGGCTGTTCCGGGAAGCTCAACAGCTACTTCGAGAGCTACGGCTTCCACACCATCCACGGCCGCTCGCTGCCCGTCTCCCGCGCCGCGAAACTGGCGAACCACGACCTCGAGGTCGTGGCCGCCGGCGGCGACGGCGACGGCTACGGCATCGGCGGCAACCACTTCCTGCACACCGCACGGGAGAACCACGACATGACCTACATCGTGTTCAACAACGAGGTCTTCGGCCTGACGAAGGGCCAGTCCTCGCCCACCTCCCCGAAGGGCCACAAGTCCAAGACCCAGCCGAAGGGTAACGCGAAGGACCCGATCCGCCCGCTCTCGCTGAGTCTCTCCGCCGGCGCCTCGTACATCGCGCGCACGGCAGCGGTCAACCCGAACCAGGCCCAGGAGATCATCGTGGAGGCCATCGAGCACGACGGGTTCTCCCACATCGACTTCCTGACGCAGTGCCCGACGTGGAACAAGGACGCCAAGCAGTACGTCCCGTACGTCGACGTCCAGGACTCCGACGACTACGAGTTCGACGTCCACGACCGACAGGAGGCCTCGGAGATGATGTACGAGACGGAGTCGGCGCTGTACGAGGGGACGGTCCTCACCGGACGGTACTACGAGGACGAGGACCGGCGGTCCTACCAGCAGGAGAAACAGCACCGCGGCGACATGCCCGAGGAACCGCTCGCGGAGCGGTACTTCGACGACGACTACGAGTGGGAGCGCTCGTACGACTTCATCGACCGCCACAAGTAG
- a CDS encoding pyridoxal phosphate-dependent aminotransferase produces MPSERATRTTSFAAMDVLERASERDAVVHMEVGEPDFRPPEAATEAAVTALRAGDDDYTSSRGTQSLRDAISGHYEETYGVDVPSDRIVVTPGSSPALLMTMLACVDPGEEVVLTDPYYACYPNFVQQADGRVTTVELDPADGFEPQPEAYERAFTEDTAAVLLNSPANPTGAVLSGDTLESIVELGERTDTMVVSDEVYHGLAFDAEEHSVLEYTDDAFVLDGVSKRYGMTGWRLGWVVCPPDYVDAINRLAQNVVICAPSFVQAGAEAAIREGTDWLADTRNAYRERRDLLLDAAERWGFDIGYEPQGAYYLLLDVSDLPGDAFDVADVFLEEADVAMTPGPDFGPGAEDYLRASFATNTADVREAIERIDALLATTAINTGD; encoded by the coding sequence ATGCCCTCGGAGCGTGCGACACGCACCACGTCCTTCGCGGCGATGGACGTGCTCGAACGGGCCAGCGAACGCGACGCGGTCGTCCACATGGAGGTGGGCGAACCCGACTTCCGACCGCCAGAAGCGGCGACGGAAGCAGCAGTCACAGCACTCCGCGCAGGCGACGACGACTACACGTCCTCGCGCGGGACGCAATCGCTCCGGGACGCTATCAGCGGCCACTACGAGGAGACGTACGGCGTCGACGTTCCGTCGGACCGAATCGTGGTCACGCCGGGGTCGTCCCCGGCGCTCCTGATGACGATGCTCGCGTGCGTCGATCCCGGCGAGGAAGTCGTCCTCACGGACCCCTACTACGCCTGCTACCCGAACTTCGTGCAGCAGGCAGACGGCCGCGTGACGACCGTCGAACTCGACCCCGCCGACGGCTTCGAACCGCAGCCCGAGGCGTACGAGCGCGCGTTCACCGAGGACACTGCGGCGGTGTTGTTGAACTCGCCCGCGAACCCGACTGGCGCCGTACTGAGCGGCGACACGCTCGAGTCGATCGTCGAACTCGGCGAGCGAACCGACACGATGGTCGTCTCCGACGAGGTGTACCACGGCCTCGCGTTCGACGCCGAGGAACACAGCGTCCTCGAGTACACGGACGACGCGTTCGTTCTCGACGGCGTCTCCAAGCGCTACGGCATGACGGGGTGGCGACTCGGCTGGGTGGTCTGCCCGCCAGACTACGTCGACGCCATCAACCGCCTCGCGCAGAACGTCGTCATCTGCGCGCCGTCGTTCGTGCAGGCGGGCGCGGAGGCCGCCATCCGCGAGGGAACCGACTGGCTCGCTGACACCCGCAACGCGTACCGCGAGCGCCGCGACCTCTTGCTCGACGCCGCCGAACGCTGGGGGTTCGATATCGGGTACGAACCGCAGGGTGCGTACTACCTGCTGCTCGACGTTTCGGACCTGCCGGGCGACGCGTTCGACGTCGCGGACGTCTTCTTGGAGGAGGCGGACGTGGCGATGACGCCCGGACCCGATTTCGGCCCGGGCGCGGAGGACTACCTGCGCGCGTCGTTCGCCACCAACACGGCCGACGTGCGCGAGGCTATCGAACGCATCGACGCGCTGCTCGCGACAACAGCCATCAACACCGGCGACTGA
- a CDS encoding FAD-dependent oxidoreductase, giving the protein MADVVVVGGGPAGLSAALFTAKNGLDTTVFDTDETWMHKAHLFNYLGIESEDGTAFMEDAREQVDSFGVDRRQGDAVTDIESTGDGFVVTTEDDEDDVDYVVLATGADRDLAENLGCAFTDEDVVDVDVTMETSVDDAYATGAMVRAEEWQAVISAGDGAAAALNILTKEKGEHFHDFDVPEDAE; this is encoded by the coding sequence ATGGCAGACGTAGTCGTCGTCGGCGGCGGTCCCGCCGGTCTGAGCGCGGCACTGTTCACGGCGAAAAACGGCCTCGACACGACCGTCTTCGACACGGACGAGACGTGGATGCACAAGGCCCACCTGTTCAACTACCTCGGCATCGAGTCCGAGGACGGGACGGCGTTCATGGAGGACGCCCGGGAGCAGGTGGACTCGTTCGGCGTCGACCGCCGCCAGGGCGATGCAGTCACCGACATCGAGTCCACCGGCGACGGGTTCGTGGTCACGACCGAGGACGACGAGGACGACGTGGATTACGTGGTGCTCGCGACGGGCGCCGACCGCGACCTCGCCGAGAATCTCGGCTGTGCGTTCACCGACGAGGACGTCGTAGACGTGGACGTGACGATGGAGACGAGTGTCGACGACGCCTACGCCACCGGCGCGATGGTGCGCGCGGAGGAGTGGCAGGCGGTCATCTCGGCGGGCGACGGCGCCGCGGCCGCGCTCAACATTCTGACGAAGGAGAAGGGCGAGCACTTCCACGACTTCGACGTCCCCGAAGACGCGGAGTAA
- a CDS encoding PIN domain-containing protein — MILDTNFLSHLIDEDQEAWDVARDIHANDVDKKITPVVLFELYYGAVSNGDENLIRRVRNVAKMYDMVPMSDDKVMLGAELLADADSKEGGDCGVGQRDGMIAGVAADEDEPVLTENVSDFEKLDVGLEEF, encoded by the coding sequence ATGATTCTTGACACCAACTTCCTGTCTCATTTAATTGATGAGGATCAAGAAGCCTGGGATGTAGCACGTGATATCCATGCCAATGATGTCGACAAGAAAATCACGCCCGTAGTTCTATTCGAACTTTATTACGGGGCCGTATCAAACGGCGATGAAAATCTAATTAGAAGAGTTCGAAACGTGGCGAAAATGTATGATATGGTGCCCATGTCAGATGACAAAGTAATGTTGGGCGCAGAACTTCTCGCTGACGCCGATTCAAAGGAAGGGGGGGACTGTGGCGTTGGCCAGCGAGATGGTATGATTGCAGGGGTGGCGGCTGACGAGGATGAGCCTGTACTCACAGAAAATGTGAGTGACTTTGAGAAGTTAGATGTGGGTTTAGAGGAGTTCTGA
- a CDS encoding DMT family transporter, which produces MTGVAVAVVAVSTSAILVDASDAPSLVKACYRVLFMTAAVAPFAFRKRGEFSAVAGRDWALVTASGVLLAVHFAAWFASIEYTSIAASTTLVTTQPAFVAVGAWALLDEHVGPRVVAGILVAIVGSAVLSAGGLLGGSAVGSNPPLGNALAVLGAATAAGYTLAGRSARQRLSVWPYVFVVYGVCALALFCVAAWRGVALLGYPLHEWALFAAMALGPGVLGHTLINWALEYVESSVVSVSLLGEPVGSALLALILFSEVPGVFTIAGGAVVLLGIAVTTLGRG; this is translated from the coding sequence ATGACCGGCGTCGCCGTCGCGGTGGTGGCGGTGAGCACGAGCGCGATTCTCGTGGACGCGAGCGACGCGCCGAGTCTCGTGAAGGCGTGCTACCGCGTGCTGTTCATGACGGCGGCGGTCGCGCCGTTCGCGTTCCGCAAGCGCGGCGAGTTCTCGGCGGTCGCGGGCCGAGACTGGGCGCTCGTGACGGCGTCCGGGGTGTTGCTGGCGGTGCACTTTGCGGCGTGGTTCGCGTCCATCGAGTACACGAGCATCGCGGCGTCCACGACGCTCGTGACGACACAACCGGCGTTCGTCGCGGTGGGCGCGTGGGCGCTCCTCGACGAGCACGTCGGCCCTCGAGTGGTCGCGGGCATCCTGGTCGCGATAGTGGGGTCGGCGGTGCTGTCGGCGGGCGGCCTGCTCGGCGGGTCGGCGGTCGGGTCGAACCCCCCTCTCGGGAACGCGCTGGCGGTGCTCGGCGCGGCGACGGCGGCGGGGTACACGCTCGCCGGGCGGTCGGCGCGCCAGCGCCTCTCCGTGTGGCCGTACGTGTTTGTCGTCTACGGCGTATGCGCGCTCGCGCTGTTCTGTGTCGCCGCGTGGCGGGGCGTGGCGCTGCTCGGCTACCCGCTCCACGAGTGGGCGCTGTTCGCGGCGATGGCGCTCGGCCCGGGCGTGCTCGGGCACACGCTCATCAACTGGGCGCTGGAGTACGTGGAGTCGAGCGTCGTCAGCGTCTCGCTGCTCGGCGAACCCGTGGGGAGCGCGCTGCTCGCACTGATCCTCTTTTCGGAGGTTCCGGGCGTGTTCACTATCGCCGGCGGCGCAGTCGTCCTCCTCGGAATTGCGGTGACGACGCTCGGCCGGGGGTGA
- a CDS encoding 2-oxoacid:acceptor oxidoreductase subunit alpha, translating to MTDDELIWRIAGGSGDGIDSTSQNFAKALMRSGLDVFTHRHYPSRIRGGHTYVEIRAADGGVKSRGDGYNFLLALGDSFARNPSENAVYGDEEIKPLSENLDDLREGGVIVYDEGLLDAEDVPNFEERVEENDWNVYPLDLRGLAKEHGREVMRNTAGVGATAALVGMDLDHIEDLMADAMGGDILEQNLEVLHDAYDQVNEKEFSHDLTVPEGEHDEEQVLVSGSHGIAYAAIDAGCRFISGYPMTPWTDVFTIMSQLLPDLGGVSEQVEDEIAAAALAVGASHSGVKSMSGSSGGGFALMSEPLGLAEMTETPLVLLEAMRAGPSTGMPTKPEQADLEHILYTSQGDSHRVAFGPSDPKECYEQTRTAFEIAYDYQIPSIVVYDQKLSGEYRNVDATFFDREPAPDLGSTLTEAELEDAPHDDSGKFERFRHDTENGVSPRSIPGQKGGRYLASGNEHWPTGHIAEDPDNRVAQVERRLQKLESVRGDLDERDQQTLYGDEDADFGLIVWGSQQGTVEEAVDRMNADGNSVKALGVSDLSPFPVEEVTEFVESVDEAIVVEMSATKQFRGLIQKHAGDFDGTLSSLLKYNGNPFEPAEIVEAVEIEQNGGGELPTAQTTLEPAAGD from the coding sequence ATGACTGATGACGAACTCATCTGGCGAATCGCGGGGGGTTCCGGAGACGGAATCGACTCGACGAGTCAGAACTTCGCGAAGGCGTTGATGCGCTCGGGGCTCGACGTCTTCACGCACCGACATTATCCGTCTCGCATCCGCGGCGGCCACACGTACGTGGAGATTCGCGCCGCCGACGGCGGCGTGAAGTCACGCGGCGACGGGTACAACTTCCTGCTCGCGCTCGGCGACTCGTTCGCGCGCAACCCCTCGGAGAACGCCGTCTACGGCGACGAGGAGATCAAGCCGCTCTCGGAGAATCTCGACGACCTCCGAGAGGGCGGGGTCATCGTCTACGACGAGGGTCTGCTCGACGCCGAGGACGTGCCGAACTTCGAGGAGCGCGTCGAGGAGAACGACTGGAACGTCTACCCGCTCGACCTCCGCGGCCTCGCCAAGGAACACGGCCGCGAGGTCATGCGTAACACCGCGGGCGTCGGCGCGACGGCCGCGCTCGTCGGCATGGACCTCGACCACATCGAGGACCTGATGGCGGACGCGATGGGCGGGGACATCCTCGAGCAGAACCTCGAGGTGCTCCACGACGCCTACGACCAGGTCAACGAGAAGGAGTTCTCCCACGACCTCACCGTTCCGGAAGGCGAGCACGACGAGGAACAGGTGCTCGTCTCCGGGAGCCACGGCATCGCGTACGCGGCCATCGACGCGGGTTGCCGGTTCATCTCCGGCTACCCGATGACGCCGTGGACGGACGTGTTCACCATCATGAGCCAGTTGCTCCCGGATCTCGGTGGTGTCTCCGAGCAGGTCGAGGACGAGATCGCGGCGGCCGCGCTCGCGGTCGGCGCGTCGCACTCGGGCGTGAAGTCGATGTCCGGGTCATCCGGTGGCGGCTTCGCGCTGATGTCTGAGCCGCTCGGTCTCGCGGAGATGACCGAGACGCCGCTCGTCCTGCTCGAAGCGATGCGTGCGGGTCCCTCGACGGGGATGCCGACGAAGCCCGAGCAGGCCGACCTCGAGCACATCCTCTACACGAGTCAGGGCGACAGCCACCGCGTGGCGTTCGGCCCGAGCGACCCGAAGGAGTGCTACGAGCAGACGCGCACGGCCTTCGAAATCGCGTACGACTACCAGATTCCCTCGATCGTCGTCTACGACCAGAAGCTCTCCGGCGAGTACCGGAACGTGGACGCAACCTTTTTCGACCGCGAGCCGGCGCCGGACCTCGGCAGCACGCTCACGGAGGCCGAACTCGAGGACGCGCCCCACGACGACTCCGGGAAGTTCGAGCGCTTCCGGCACGACACCGAGAACGGTGTCAGCCCACGCTCGATCCCCGGCCAGAAGGGCGGTCGCTACCTCGCGTCCGGCAACGAGCACTGGCCGACCGGCCACATCGCCGAGGACCCGGACAACCGCGTGGCACAGGTCGAGCGCCGCCTGCAGAAACTCGAGTCCGTCCGCGGCGACCTCGACGAGCGCGACCAGCAGACCCTCTACGGCGACGAGGACGCGGACTTCGGTCTCATCGTCTGGGGGAGCCAGCAGGGCACCGTCGAGGAGGCCGTCGACCGCATGAACGCGGACGGGAACAGCGTGAAGGCCCTCGGCGTGAGCGACCTCTCGCCGTTCCCGGTCGAGGAGGTGACCGAGTTCGTCGAGAGCGTCGACGAGGCCATCGTCGTGGAGATGTCCGCGACCAAGCAGTTCCGCGGCCTCATCCAGAAGCACGCCGGCGACTTCGACGGGACGCTCTCGAGTCTCCTGAAGTACAACGGCAACCCGTTCGAGCCAGCAGAAATCGTGGAGGCTGTGGAGATCGAACAGAACGGCGGCGGCGAGCTGCCGACGGCACAGACGACGCTCGAACCCGCAGCAGGTGATTAA
- a CDS encoding ABC transporter permease codes for MSIDSPRLDSGELEQPPWHRQVRAFTLRGLRRVGHNRSALFWTVAGPSLYYLFFGVFTASSQFAQSATAVAFAIFGSLSATAFVFAGNLGADLRAKRYRKLRSLPVSPWTDLAGRFLSGLVVGVLAFCAVLLVALATGARFTLDGPLAALTVLVSILLICLVGTSLSIIAAGFVQDSQRINVLGNALVAGLFFVTGFNGIQPSILPSVARGVVNVAPNSLATRLILGVLTPAANETGSSLTPPPVPGGLLSVSALLAYVVVLVPLSVLVMQRIVYWGEAGE; via the coding sequence ATGTCCATTGACTCGCCCCGCCTGGATTCTGGAGAACTGGAACAGCCGCCCTGGCATCGGCAGGTGCGCGCGTTCACACTCCGGGGACTCCGCCGCGTCGGGCACAACCGGTCGGCGCTCTTCTGGACCGTAGCCGGTCCGTCACTGTACTACCTGTTTTTCGGCGTGTTCACAGCGTCGAGCCAGTTCGCCCAATCAGCGACCGCAGTGGCGTTCGCTATCTTCGGGTCGCTGTCGGCGACGGCGTTCGTCTTCGCCGGGAACCTGGGTGCAGATCTACGGGCGAAACGCTACCGGAAACTCAGGTCGCTCCCGGTGTCACCGTGGACGGACCTCGCCGGGCGATTCCTGTCGGGGCTTGTCGTTGGCGTCCTTGCGTTCTGCGCTGTGCTACTCGTCGCCCTGGCGACAGGAGCTCGGTTCACACTGGACGGCCCATTGGCCGCGCTGACCGTCCTCGTGAGCATCCTACTCATCTGTCTTGTCGGAACCAGTCTGTCGATAATCGCTGCGGGGTTCGTTCAGGACAGCCAGCGGATCAACGTACTCGGGAACGCGCTCGTCGCCGGATTGTTCTTCGTGACCGGATTCAACGGTATCCAACCGTCGATACTCCCGTCCGTCGCACGTGGTGTGGTGAACGTGGCACCGAATTCGCTGGCTACCAGACTGATACTCGGCGTCCTCACCCCGGCTGCCAACGAAACCGGGTCTTCTCTCACCCCGCCCCCGGTTCCGGGCGGGCTGCTGTCCGTGTCAGCACTCCTGGCGTACGTGGTGGTTCTCGTGCCGCTGAGTGTACTCGTCATGCAACGAATCGTCTACTGGGGAGAGGCCGGCGAGTGA